Proteins encoded within one genomic window of Amycolatopsis sp. 2-15:
- a CDS encoding FadR/GntR family transcriptional regulator, whose product MGSDRHEEVLDVLGAAIANGELAPGAVLRSDELQERFGASRTVAREVVRVLETMGLTTSRRRVGVIVSDPAGWNHYDPRLIRWQLDGSGRAAALRTLTELRSGVEPSAARFAALRATPEDRGRLRALGHRLEETARARDLTTFLGHDIAFHDLLLTASGNPMFAQLSSVVAEVLAGRTSHGLMPEEPQPEAVALHVEVAVAVDAGDADRAERAVRDIVDQARDEIAAAVSSNLGGQ is encoded by the coding sequence ATGGGGAGCGATCGGCACGAGGAAGTCCTCGACGTGCTGGGCGCGGCGATCGCCAACGGCGAGCTGGCGCCGGGCGCCGTGCTGCGCTCCGACGAGCTGCAGGAACGCTTCGGCGCCTCGCGCACGGTGGCACGCGAAGTCGTGCGTGTGCTGGAGACTATGGGGCTCACCACGAGCCGCCGCCGCGTCGGAGTGATCGTGAGCGATCCGGCCGGGTGGAACCACTACGACCCGCGTCTGATCCGCTGGCAGCTCGACGGTTCCGGGCGCGCGGCGGCGCTGCGGACGTTGACGGAGCTGCGCTCGGGCGTCGAACCGTCGGCCGCGCGGTTCGCGGCGTTGCGCGCGACGCCGGAGGACCGCGGTCGGCTGCGCGCACTGGGTCACCGCCTGGAGGAGACGGCTCGGGCCCGCGATCTGACGACGTTCCTCGGCCACGACATCGCGTTCCACGACCTGCTGCTCACCGCGTCGGGAAACCCGATGTTCGCGCAGCTGTCCTCGGTGGTCGCCGAGGTGCTCGCGGGCCGCACCTCCCACGGCCTGATGCCCGAGGAACCGCAGCCCGAGGCCGTCGCGCTGCACGTGGAAGTGGCCGTGGCCGTGGACGCCGGTGACGCGGATCGAGCCGAGCGCGCGGTGCGCGACATCGTGGACCAGGCACGGGACGAAATCGCCGCCGCGGTGTCGAGTAATCTCGGCGGGCAGTAA
- a CDS encoding gluconokinase → MTVIVVMGVSGSGKTTVGEALAERLGVEYAEADAFHPKANIEKMTAGHALTDADREPWLQAIAHWITSHQESGGVVSSSALKRRYRDELRAGGKVWFLHLHGERAVLAERMQTRKGHFMPVSLLDSQLADLEPLQPDEPGRVFEITESPAALVEAALHAFRERA, encoded by the coding sequence ATGACCGTCATCGTCGTGATGGGCGTATCCGGCTCGGGGAAGACGACTGTCGGCGAGGCGCTGGCCGAGCGCCTGGGCGTGGAGTACGCCGAGGCCGACGCCTTCCACCCGAAGGCCAACATCGAGAAGATGACCGCCGGCCACGCGCTGACGGACGCCGACCGCGAGCCCTGGCTGCAAGCGATCGCGCACTGGATCACGTCGCACCAGGAGTCCGGCGGGGTCGTGTCGTCGTCCGCGCTGAAACGCCGCTACCGCGACGAGCTGAGAGCCGGCGGGAAAGTCTGGTTCCTCCACCTCCACGGCGAGCGCGCCGTGCTCGCCGAGCGCATGCAGACCCGCAAGGGCCACTTCATGCCCGTTTCACTGCTCGACTCCCAGCTCGCGGACCTCGAACCGCTGCAGCCGGACGAGCCGGGCCGAGTCTTCGAGATCACCGAAAGCCCCGCCGCCCTCGTCGAGGCGGCGCTTCACGCGTTCCGGGAGCGTGCATGA
- a CDS encoding gluconate:H+ symporter, with product MTTLAAGWTGHDTRLILATVLAIAVIVVLISRLKLHPLLALTIGSGVLGLVAGMPVDKLLKSFESGVGSTVASVGLLIAFGAMLGKLLADSGGADRIVDTILGRVHGKGLPWAMALVAALIGLPMFFEIGLVMLIPVVLLVAKRSGKPVLLLGIPALAGLSVLHGLIPPHPGPLAAAGALGANVGITLALGLLVGIPTVVIAGPLFGRVAARWVPDATPPPRLVPESESTEVDKRPSFGATLTTVLLPVVLMLLKALSDITLGKENAVRRVLDFVGDPLVALLLAVLVGMVTLGRPAGLHRAKLSSIISDSLAPIAGIMLIVAAGGGFKQTLVDAGVGDVITNLSTGAHLSPLLLGWLVAVAIRLATGSATVATVSAAGIVAPLAATLDPTHNALLVLAIGAGSLFFSHVNDAGFWLVKEYFGMSVGQTLKTWSVMETVISVVSIALILPLGALL from the coding sequence ATGACCACCCTCGCCGCCGGCTGGACCGGCCACGACACCCGCCTGATCCTGGCGACGGTGCTCGCCATCGCCGTGATCGTGGTGCTGATCAGCAGGCTGAAGCTGCACCCCTTGCTGGCGTTGACGATCGGCTCCGGGGTGCTCGGCCTCGTGGCCGGCATGCCCGTGGACAAGCTGTTGAAGAGCTTCGAAAGCGGGGTCGGCAGCACGGTCGCTTCGGTCGGGTTGCTGATCGCGTTCGGCGCGATGCTCGGCAAGCTGCTGGCCGATTCCGGTGGTGCGGACCGGATCGTGGACACGATCCTCGGGCGGGTTCACGGCAAGGGGTTGCCGTGGGCGATGGCGCTGGTGGCCGCACTGATCGGGCTGCCGATGTTCTTCGAGATCGGCCTCGTGATGCTGATCCCGGTGGTGCTGCTGGTCGCCAAGCGCAGCGGGAAACCCGTGCTGCTGCTGGGAATCCCGGCGCTCGCGGGCCTGTCCGTGCTCCACGGGCTGATCCCGCCGCACCCCGGGCCGCTGGCCGCGGCGGGCGCGCTCGGTGCCAACGTGGGCATCACGCTCGCGCTCGGCCTGCTCGTCGGTATCCCGACGGTGGTCATCGCCGGTCCGCTGTTCGGCCGCGTCGCCGCGCGGTGGGTGCCCGACGCCACGCCGCCGCCGCGCCTGGTGCCCGAGTCCGAGAGCACCGAGGTCGACAAGCGGCCCAGCTTCGGCGCGACGCTGACCACGGTCCTGCTGCCCGTGGTGCTGATGTTGCTGAAGGCGCTCTCGGACATCACCCTGGGCAAGGAAAACGCCGTGCGCCGCGTGCTCGACTTCGTCGGCGACCCGCTGGTGGCGCTGCTGCTCGCGGTGCTCGTCGGCATGGTCACGCTGGGCCGCCCGGCGGGCCTGCACCGCGCGAAGCTGTCGTCGATCATCAGCGACTCCCTCGCCCCGATCGCCGGCATCATGCTGATCGTCGCCGCGGGCGGCGGGTTCAAGCAGACGCTGGTGGACGCCGGCGTCGGCGACGTGATCACCAACCTGTCCACCGGCGCCCACCTGTCGCCGCTGCTGCTCGGCTGGCTGGTCGCCGTGGCGATCCGCCTGGCGACCGGCTCCGCGACCGTCGCCACCGTGTCCGCCGCCGGCATCGTCGCGCCGCTCGCCGCCACCCTCGACCCGACCCACAACGCGCTGCTGGTCCTGGCCATCGGCGCCGGTTCGCTGTTCTTCTCGCACGTGAACGACGCCGGGTTCTGGTTGGTCAAGGAGTACTTCGGCATGTCCGTCGGGCAGACGCTGAAGACCTGGTCGGTGATGGAGACGGTGATCTCGGTGGTGTCGATCGCGTTGATCCTGCCGCTGGGGGCGCTGCTCTAG
- a CDS encoding aldo/keto reductase: MQYQQLGATGTFVSRIALGTMTFGGSGRKPWDVIGGLDLEAADELVGIALDQGVNLIDTADMYAGGETEELLGKILKGRRRDVVLATKAYSRMGAGPNEVGLSRVHLRHAIEDSLRRLGTDHIDLYQIHAHDHLTPIEETLSALDDAVHQGKISYIGTSNTFAWQLAKALGVADLRGYPRFVSLQAYYSLVGRDLERELLPLVNEEKLGLLVYSPLAGGFLSGKFTRDSHDASGRRAQADNPPIDRERGYDIVDALRKVAAKHESTVARVALAWVLAQRGVTSVIVGAKRPDQLRDNLAAGEVQLDAQDLAELDAVSALQPEYPAWTLNGAYPSRTP, encoded by the coding sequence GTGCAGTACCAACAACTCGGCGCCACCGGAACTTTCGTGTCCAGGATCGCACTGGGCACCATGACGTTCGGTGGCTCCGGCCGGAAGCCGTGGGACGTGATCGGCGGGCTGGACCTCGAAGCGGCCGACGAACTGGTCGGCATCGCACTGGACCAGGGCGTGAACCTCATCGACACGGCCGACATGTACGCCGGCGGCGAGACCGAGGAACTGCTGGGCAAGATCCTCAAGGGCCGCCGCCGTGACGTGGTGCTCGCCACCAAGGCGTACTCGCGCATGGGCGCCGGTCCCAACGAGGTGGGCCTCTCCCGCGTGCACCTGCGCCACGCGATCGAGGACAGCCTCCGCCGGCTCGGCACCGACCACATCGACCTGTACCAGATCCACGCCCACGACCACCTGACCCCGATCGAGGAGACGCTGTCCGCCCTCGACGACGCCGTGCACCAGGGCAAGATCAGCTACATCGGCACGTCGAACACCTTCGCCTGGCAGCTCGCCAAGGCCCTCGGCGTCGCCGACCTGCGCGGCTACCCGCGGTTCGTGTCGCTGCAGGCGTACTACTCGCTCGTCGGGCGCGATCTCGAGCGCGAGCTGCTGCCGCTGGTGAACGAGGAGAAGCTCGGCCTGCTCGTCTACAGCCCGCTGGCCGGCGGGTTCCTCTCCGGCAAGTTCACCCGCGATAGCCACGACGCCTCCGGCCGCCGCGCCCAGGCCGACAACCCGCCGATCGACCGCGAACGCGGCTACGACATCGTCGACGCGCTGCGCAAGGTCGCGGCGAAGCACGAGTCGACCGTCGCCCGCGTGGCGCTGGCCTGGGTGCTGGCGCAGCGCGGCGTGACCAGCGTGATCGTCGGCGCGAAGCGGCCTGACCAGCTGCGCGACAACCTGGCCGCCGGCGAGGTCCAGCTTGACGCGCAGGACCTCGCCGAACTGGACGCCGTCAGCGCGCTGCAGCCGGAGTACCCCGCCTGGACCCTCAACGGCGCCTACCCGTCGCGAACGCCCTAG
- a CDS encoding AraC family transcriptional regulator: MSERSELVLDRPDPLAGVLSMADVRPALPARLTAGGEWAVRFGGSHPKVITVTAGSCWVLPEDGLPVSLSAGSCYLIGRDAAYVTASTPDVAPVEARSVFTGADGQAGSAADVALVGATLDFADPAVAVLLEDLGSSVHITDPDTAEVLNSTLRLLAFETAGRPGGGVMREHLTQILSLHVLRSLLGADARPAWLVGLRDPAIGAALAAMHRRPAFGWTVARLASEAGLSRTVFAMRFKALVGSSPMDYLLHRRISGATRELAEGRTVASVASRWGYGSESAFSAAFKRVTGRSPAGRRTR, from the coding sequence ATGAGTGAGCGTTCGGAGCTCGTGCTGGATCGTCCGGATCCCCTCGCCGGCGTCCTGTCGATGGCCGACGTCCGCCCGGCGCTCCCGGCCCGGCTCACGGCGGGCGGCGAGTGGGCGGTTCGGTTCGGCGGCTCGCACCCCAAGGTGATCACCGTGACGGCCGGCTCGTGCTGGGTGCTGCCCGAAGACGGCTTACCGGTCTCGTTGTCGGCGGGTTCTTGCTACCTCATAGGCCGCGACGCCGCGTACGTCACGGCCAGCACGCCGGACGTCGCACCGGTCGAGGCCCGCAGCGTGTTCACCGGCGCCGACGGGCAGGCCGGTTCCGCCGCCGACGTCGCCCTGGTCGGCGCCACCCTGGACTTCGCCGACCCCGCGGTGGCGGTGCTGCTGGAGGACCTCGGTTCCTCGGTCCACATCACCGACCCGGACACCGCCGAGGTCCTGAACTCGACGCTGCGGCTGCTGGCGTTCGAAACCGCCGGCCGGCCCGGCGGCGGCGTGATGCGTGAGCACCTCACGCAGATCCTCTCCCTGCACGTGTTGCGCAGCCTCCTCGGCGCCGACGCGCGCCCCGCCTGGCTGGTCGGCCTCCGCGACCCCGCCATCGGCGCCGCGCTGGCGGCGATGCACCGGCGCCCCGCGTTCGGCTGGACGGTGGCCCGCCTGGCGAGCGAGGCGGGCCTGTCGCGCACGGTGTTCGCCATGCGGTTCAAGGCACTGGTGGGGTCGTCGCCGATGGACTACCTGCTGCACCGGCGGATCTCCGGCGCCACGCGGGAGCTCGCCGAGGGCAGGACGGTCGCTTCCGTGGCTTCGCGGTGGGGGTACGGCTCGGAGAGCGCCTTCAGCGCGGCGTTCAAGCGGGTGACGGGCCGGTCGCCGGCGGGCCGCCGAACTCGCTGA
- a CDS encoding ArsR/SmtB family transcription factor — protein MPDDDLVFKALADPTRRGLLDRLFERDGRTLTELESEVDMTRFGVMKHLKLLEEAGLVVTRKEGREKLHFLNPVPIREIHDRWIDKYTERHVSALLELKTDLEREPPK, from the coding sequence GTGCCTGACGACGACCTGGTGTTCAAGGCGCTGGCGGATCCGACCCGCCGGGGCCTGCTGGACCGGCTGTTCGAGCGTGACGGCCGCACGCTCACGGAGCTGGAGTCCGAAGTGGACATGACGCGGTTCGGGGTGATGAAGCACCTGAAACTGCTCGAGGAAGCCGGGCTCGTCGTCACGCGCAAGGAGGGGCGGGAGAAGCTCCACTTTCTGAACCCCGTGCCGATCCGGGAGATCCACGACCGGTGGATCGACAAGTACACCGAGCGCCACGTGTCGGCGCTGCTGGAGCTCAAGACCGATCTGGAGAGGGAGCCACCGAAATGA
- a CDS encoding SRPBCC domain-containing protein, translated as MTETKTVQVNRVYIKATPQAIWDAITKPEWTQKYGYSGLAEFDLKRGGKHRTKPTQEFIDAGFTSDLLDGEVLESDPPRKLVITWKLLMDPSLVAEPYTTLTYDIEETKTAGTRLTVTHDVTDAPGHAALVSGAMENVDAGPGENAGGGWAWVLSDLKSVLETGKNIVG; from the coding sequence ATGACCGAGACCAAGACCGTGCAGGTCAACCGCGTGTACATCAAGGCGACGCCGCAGGCGATCTGGGACGCGATCACCAAGCCGGAGTGGACGCAGAAGTACGGCTACTCCGGGCTGGCCGAGTTCGACCTCAAGAGGGGCGGCAAGCACCGCACCAAGCCGACGCAGGAGTTCATCGACGCGGGGTTCACGAGCGACCTGCTCGACGGCGAGGTGCTCGAGTCCGACCCGCCGCGCAAGCTCGTGATCACGTGGAAGCTACTGATGGACCCGAGCCTCGTCGCGGAGCCCTACACCACGCTCACGTATGACATCGAGGAAACCAAGACCGCCGGCACCAGACTGACCGTGACCCACGACGTCACGGACGCGCCCGGGCACGCGGCGCTCGTGTCGGGTGCGATGGAGAACGTCGACGCCGGTCCGGGTGAGAACGCCGGTGGCGGCTGGGCCTGGGTGCTTTCCGACCTCAAGTCCGTGCTGGAGACCGGGAAGAACATCGTGGGCTGA
- a CDS encoding N-acetylglucosamine kinase has product MSEVRPAVVAIDGGNSKTEVLVVSREGGVLAESRGPGASPQNVGVDGCVAALETLVLSALTSAGLPTTRPFGVHTSAYLAGLDFPREEEALHAALFARGWSSTLHVGNDVLALLRAGSSDGTGVAVVCGAGINGAGVGPDGRIHRFPALGKVSGDWGGGYRLGEEALWWAVRAEDGRGPSTALKAAVSGFFGVSRVFDVVQGLHFKEIDSARIHGLCPLLFDVAAAGDEVAQQVVTRFVEEVSVFAAVILRRLDLTHAAPEVVLGGGVLTGVGPSVISEIERRCLKVAPRAVVRVVDVNPVVGAALFGLDELGASSSAKAALKAATQRTPMWRSVR; this is encoded by the coding sequence ATGAGCGAAGTCAGGCCCGCGGTCGTCGCGATCGACGGGGGGAACAGCAAGACCGAGGTGCTCGTGGTGTCGCGCGAGGGCGGCGTGCTCGCCGAGTCGCGCGGCCCCGGTGCCTCACCGCAGAACGTCGGCGTCGACGGGTGCGTTGCGGCGCTGGAGACGTTGGTGCTGTCTGCCTTGACGTCGGCGGGTCTGCCGACGACACGGCCGTTCGGCGTGCACACCTCGGCCTACCTCGCGGGGCTGGATTTCCCGCGTGAGGAAGAGGCGTTGCACGCGGCGTTGTTCGCGCGCGGCTGGAGCTCCACCTTGCACGTGGGCAACGACGTGCTCGCCCTGCTGCGCGCGGGCAGCTCCGACGGCACGGGCGTGGCCGTGGTGTGCGGTGCCGGGATCAACGGCGCCGGCGTCGGCCCGGACGGGCGCATCCACCGTTTTCCCGCGCTGGGCAAGGTCTCCGGCGACTGGGGCGGCGGCTACCGCCTCGGTGAGGAAGCGCTGTGGTGGGCTGTGCGCGCGGAAGACGGCCGCGGGCCTTCCACGGCGCTGAAGGCGGCGGTTTCGGGCTTCTTCGGTGTTTCGAGAGTGTTCGACGTGGTGCAGGGCCTGCACTTCAAGGAGATCGACTCCGCGCGGATCCACGGCCTGTGTCCACTGCTGTTCGACGTCGCCGCCGCCGGCGACGAGGTCGCGCAGCAGGTCGTGACGCGGTTCGTGGAAGAGGTGAGCGTGTTCGCCGCCGTGATCCTGCGGCGCCTGGACCTGACCCACGCGGCGCCGGAGGTCGTGCTCGGCGGGGGAGTGCTGACGGGCGTCGGCCCGTCGGTGATCTCGGAGATCGAGCGACGGTGCCTGAAGGTGGCGCCGCGCGCGGTGGTGCGGGTGGTCGACGTGAACCCCGTCGTCGGCGCGGCTCTGTTCGGCCTCGACGAGCTGGGTGCTTCCTCCTCGGCCAAGGCGGCGCTGAAGGCCGCCACACAACGCACCCCAATGTGGCGTTCGGTGCGTTGA
- a CDS encoding 6-phospho-beta-glucosidase produces MKLAVVGGGSTYTPELVDGIAGRRSTLDVDEIVLIDPDAYRVETVGGFSQRLLDHAGHPARVRTTANLEEGVEGASAVLIQLRVGGQKARASDETFPHACGCVGQETTGAGGLAKALRTVPVVLDIAERVREVAGDDTWIVNFTNPVGIVTRALLQEGHRAVGLCNVAINLQRKFAKLLGASTGDVRLVHTGLNHLSWERGVLVDGVDRLPELLEKHAEFLGEEVTAPVEWMRRMNAVPSYYLKYYYSHDAQVAKQLTERPRAEVVSDVEEELLKIYLDPEQVTKPDSLEKRGGAYYSEAAVQLVHALTAGGPAEEHVVNVRNDGTFSFLPDDAVIEVSSTVDSSGARAIPQQKVEPRFAGLIAAVTAYEHLALEAAVKGGRDRVADALLAHPLIGQYTKADQLADSLVSINRDFLPWARG; encoded by the coding sequence ATGAAGCTGGCAGTCGTCGGTGGCGGGTCGACCTACACGCCGGAGCTGGTCGACGGCATCGCGGGCCGTAGGTCCACGTTGGACGTCGACGAGATCGTGCTGATCGACCCGGACGCCTACCGCGTGGAGACCGTCGGCGGGTTCAGCCAGCGGCTGCTCGACCACGCCGGGCACCCGGCGCGGGTGCGCACCACGGCGAACCTGGAGGAAGGCGTCGAGGGCGCTTCGGCCGTGCTCATCCAGCTGCGGGTGGGCGGTCAGAAGGCGCGGGCCTCGGACGAGACGTTCCCGCACGCGTGCGGCTGCGTCGGCCAGGAGACGACGGGCGCGGGCGGCCTCGCCAAGGCCCTGCGCACGGTGCCGGTGGTCCTCGACATCGCCGAGCGCGTGCGCGAGGTCGCGGGTGACGACACGTGGATCGTGAACTTCACGAACCCCGTCGGCATCGTCACGCGGGCGCTGCTGCAGGAGGGTCACCGCGCGGTGGGGCTGTGCAACGTCGCGATCAACCTGCAGCGGAAGTTCGCCAAGCTGCTGGGCGCGTCGACCGGTGACGTGCGGCTCGTCCACACTGGACTCAATCACCTGAGCTGGGAACGTGGTGTGCTCGTCGACGGCGTCGACCGGCTGCCCGAGCTGCTGGAGAAGCACGCGGAATTCCTGGGCGAAGAGGTGACCGCGCCCGTCGAGTGGATGCGCCGGATGAACGCCGTGCCGTCGTACTACCTGAAGTACTACTACTCGCACGACGCGCAGGTGGCCAAGCAGCTCACCGAGCGCCCGCGTGCCGAGGTGGTGAGCGACGTCGAGGAGGAGCTGCTGAAGATCTACCTCGACCCGGAGCAGGTCACCAAGCCGGATTCGCTGGAGAAGCGCGGCGGCGCGTACTACTCGGAGGCCGCCGTGCAGCTCGTGCACGCGCTGACGGCGGGCGGGCCGGCGGAGGAGCACGTGGTGAACGTGCGCAACGACGGCACGTTCTCCTTCCTGCCCGACGACGCGGTGATCGAGGTCTCGTCCACTGTGGATTCTTCCGGTGCACGGGCGATTCCCCAGCAGAAGGTGGAGCCGCGCTTCGCCGGCCTCATCGCCGCGGTGACGGCCTACGAGCACCTCGCGCTCGAAGCCGCCGTGAAGGGCGGGCGCGACCGCGTGGCCGACGCACTGCTGGCCCACCCGCTCATCGGTCAGTACACCAAGGCCGACCAGCTGGCCGACTCCCTCGTGTCGATCAACCGCGACTTCCTGCCGTGGGCGCGCGGATGA